The Lysobacter sp. genome includes a window with the following:
- a CDS encoding DMT family transporter translates to MTSSTATRTAWLQIHLCVVLWGFTAIIGKLISLPALPLVWWRMLLVVALLMLLPRVWRGLRAMSARLRWSYAGVGVLVALHWLTFYASIKLSNASVGATCMALSTVFTALIEPMLTGKRLSKREVGLGIAVLPGVALVAGGVPGDMLMGVVVGTISALFVACFSSLNKRLVEHSDALSVTAVEMAAGVAAMTVIAPLTGLLSPAFGGDPFVLPDLRDGAYLLALAVACTLVPFALSLMALRHLTAFGSQLAINLEPVYAIALAILLLGEQRELTPQFYLGVAIILGVVLVYPLLVRPQRIEHPEILATGESRVIGE, encoded by the coding sequence ATGACCTCATCCACCGCTACCCGCACCGCCTGGCTGCAGATCCATCTCTGCGTGGTGCTGTGGGGCTTCACCGCGATCATCGGCAAGCTGATCAGCCTGCCGGCGCTTCCGCTGGTGTGGTGGCGGATGCTGCTGGTCGTCGCGCTGCTGATGCTGTTGCCGCGCGTCTGGCGCGGGCTGCGTGCGATGTCCGCGCGGCTGCGCTGGAGTTATGCGGGCGTGGGCGTGCTGGTCGCGCTGCATTGGCTGACCTTCTATGCCTCGATCAAACTCTCCAACGCCTCGGTCGGCGCCACCTGCATGGCCCTGTCCACGGTGTTCACCGCGCTGATCGAACCCATGCTGACCGGCAAACGGCTGTCGAAGCGCGAAGTCGGGCTGGGCATCGCGGTATTGCCGGGGGTGGCGCTGGTCGCGGGCGGCGTGCCCGGCGACATGCTGATGGGGGTGGTGGTGGGCACGATCTCGGCCCTTTTCGTCGCCTGCTTCAGCTCGCTCAACAAGCGACTGGTCGAGCACAGCGACGCCCTGTCGGTCACGGCGGTGGAGATGGCGGCCGGCGTGGCGGCGATGACCGTGATCGCGCCGCTCACCGGGCTGCTGTCGCCCGCGTTCGGCGGCGACCCGTTCGTGTTGCCGGACCTGCGCGATGGCGCCTATCTGCTCGCATTGGCGGTCGCCTGCACGCTGGTGCCGTTCGCGCTGTCGCTGATGGCGCTGCGCCATCTCACCGCGTTCGGGTCGCAGCTGGCGATCAACCTGGAACCGGTCTACGCGATCGCGCTGGCGATCCTGCTGCTGGGCGAACAGCGCGAGCTCACCCCGCAGTTCTACCTCGGCGTGGCGATCATCCTCGGCGTGGTGCTGGTCTATCCGCTGCTGGTACGGCCGCAGAGGATCGAACACCCTGAGATCCTGGCCACCGGCGAGTCCAGGGTCATCGGCGAATAA
- a CDS encoding DMT family transporter, which yields MTAATVSPALEARTAPAWVTPLELGLLGAIWGASFMFMRVAAPEFGAMPLVAIRLGLGAIILLPFLWRERRAFDRRLWPRLALIGAINSAIPFTLFAWAAQRAPAGVGAITNSMAVLFAALVAFLFYGEKIGARRAVALIAGFAGVIVLASGKVGGASIGLPVAAGTFAAFLYGVGGNLVKRHLAGLPATAVAAATLSCAALMTAPFAIAQWPQHAVSAKSWGAVATLGVLCTGIAFVMYYRLIARIGASRAATATYLVPLFGVGWAWLLLDEPLTMTMVIAGALILGSVVLSQRPVK from the coding sequence ATGACTGCAGCCACCGTCTCCCCGGCGCTCGAAGCGCGTACCGCTCCGGCGTGGGTCACGCCGCTCGAACTCGGCCTGCTCGGCGCGATCTGGGGCGCCTCCTTCATGTTCATGCGCGTGGCCGCGCCGGAGTTCGGGGCGATGCCGCTGGTCGCGATCCGGCTGGGGCTGGGCGCGATCATCCTGCTGCCGTTCCTGTGGCGCGAACGGCGTGCGTTCGATCGCCGGCTGTGGCCGCGTTTGGCGCTGATCGGTGCGATCAATTCGGCGATTCCGTTCACGCTCTTCGCGTGGGCCGCGCAGCGCGCGCCTGCGGGCGTCGGCGCGATCACCAATTCGATGGCGGTGCTGTTCGCGGCGCTGGTTGCGTTCCTGTTCTACGGCGAAAAGATCGGTGCACGCCGGGCGGTGGCGCTGATTGCGGGCTTCGCGGGCGTGATCGTGCTCGCCAGCGGCAAGGTCGGCGGCGCCAGCATCGGCCTGCCGGTGGCGGCCGGCACCTTCGCGGCGTTCCTGTACGGCGTCGGCGGCAATCTGGTGAAGCGCCATCTCGCCGGTCTGCCGGCCACCGCGGTGGCGGCGGCGACATTGAGCTGCGCGGCGCTGATGACCGCGCCGTTCGCGATCGCGCAATGGCCGCAGCATGCGGTATCGGCGAAATCATGGGGCGCGGTGGCCACCCTCGGCGTGCTCTGCACCGGGATCGCTTTCGTGATGTATTACCGGCTGATCGCGCGGATCGGCGCCAGCCGCGCCGCCACCGCGACCTATCTGGTGCCGCTGTTCGGCGTGGGCTGGGCGTGGCTGCTGTTGGACGAGCCGTTGACGATGACGATGGTCATCGCCGGGGCCTTGATTCTCGGCAGCGTCGTGCTCAGCCAGCGGCCGGTGAAGTAG
- a CDS encoding LysR family transcriptional regulator, which yields MSLRPDWLPALSAFEAAARHQNFAHAAEELHLTASAVSHHVRKLETRLGVALFQRHARGVTLTAEGRRLADAAGSALTDLEGVLRGLRGAREDHDRVRISTLHSLTQAWLLPRLPSFTALHPRISIAIDTEIALTRFDDGGPDLGIRHGPGHWAGLTSHHVMDDALFPVANADIAKRVSTPSDIATLPLVADLARQGWPDWFRAADVHGVQLDVRHTFSDSTDAMEAAARGLGATLAREKIATPWLDDGRLQRLPGPILPARWSYHIVYPSHRRLRPAAQAFVDWLLAVSAEERARR from the coding sequence ATGAGCTTGCGACCGGATTGGCTGCCGGCCCTGTCGGCGTTCGAGGCCGCAGCCCGCCACCAGAACTTCGCCCACGCCGCAGAGGAGTTGCACCTGACCGCCAGCGCGGTGAGCCATCACGTGCGCAAGCTCGAAACCCGGCTCGGCGTCGCCCTGTTCCAGCGCCATGCCCGTGGCGTGACCCTCACTGCCGAAGGCCGCCGCCTGGCCGACGCCGCCGGCAGCGCCTTGACCGATCTGGAGGGCGTGCTGCGCGGCCTGCGCGGCGCGCGCGAGGACCACGATCGCGTGCGCATCTCCACCCTGCACTCGCTGACCCAGGCGTGGCTGTTGCCGCGACTGCCGTCGTTCACGGCGCTGCATCCACGGATCAGCATCGCCATCGATACCGAGATCGCGCTCACCCGCTTCGACGACGGCGGCCCCGATCTGGGCATCCGCCACGGCCCCGGGCATTGGGCCGGCCTGACCTCGCACCACGTGATGGACGACGCGCTGTTTCCGGTCGCGAATGCGGACATCGCGAAGCGCGTTTCGACCCCGTCCGACATCGCGACGCTGCCGCTGGTGGCCGATCTGGCCCGGCAGGGCTGGCCCGACTGGTTCCGCGCCGCCGACGTGCACGGCGTGCAGCTCGACGTGCGCCATACCTTCAGCGACAGCACCGACGCCATGGAAGCCGCCGCGCGCGGCCTCGGCGCGACCCTGGCGCGGGAGAAGATCGCGACGCCTTGGCTCGACGATGGCCGCCTGCAGCGGCTGCCGGGGCCGATCCTGCCCGCGCGCTGGAGTTATCACATCGTCTATCCCTCGCATCGACGCCTTCGTCCGGCCGCACAGGCGTTCGTCGACTGGCTGCTGGCGGTGAGCGCGGAAGAACGCGCGCGGCGATAA
- a CDS encoding response regulator yields MPIGSELYEGPERREKPRGNVRPGTRVLIVDDSTTIVAVLRKMLQQNGFQTLEAYTAEDALELTRDLTPDLIFLDIVLPGMDGFAALRALRRQPSTKLVPIIMISGNVQATEQFYVQRIGADDFMKKPFSRPEVFARIDRLLDEEGVPRRAPMVGVAMTVPAE; encoded by the coding sequence ATGCCGATCGGGAGCGAACTTTACGAGGGCCCGGAACGCAGGGAGAAGCCTCGCGGCAACGTCCGTCCCGGTACCCGGGTGCTGATCGTGGACGACTCGACGACGATCGTGGCCGTGCTGCGCAAGATGCTGCAGCAGAACGGGTTCCAGACGCTCGAGGCGTACACCGCCGAAGACGCGCTGGAACTGACGCGTGATCTGACTCCCGATCTGATCTTCCTGGATATCGTGCTGCCGGGCATGGACGGCTTTGCCGCCCTGCGCGCCCTGCGCCGCCAGCCGTCGACCAAGCTGGTGCCGATCATCATGATCAGCGGCAACGTGCAGGCGACCGAGCAGTTCTACGTGCAGCGCATCGGCGCCGACGATTTCATGAAAAAACCCTTTTCGCGTCCGGAGGTCTTCGCGCGCATCGACCGTCTGCTCGATGAGGAAGGCGTGCCGCGACGGGCACCGATGGTCGGCGTCGCGATGACGGTGCCGGCGGAGTGA